The sequence GCTTTAGAGGTAATAAAATTTTCAATAAGAGTCTTTAAATTAAAGTCTTCATTGATAGATAGGAGAGGTTTTATTTTATCTAAATTAAAAGTTTCTCCATCTAAGAAATTTTTTACTTTTTCAGCTTCATTTTTAACTTTGAAAAAGTCATCTCCCACTAATTCTACAAACTTTTCAGCTTCATATTCAGAAATATTTAACTCTTGCTGAAGATAGAAAATTATAGCTTTTTTTTCATTCTCTTTTCTATAACATATAATTTCTGCTATCTCTTTGAAACTATCCAGTGTTTTTTTAGGAATTGGATTTTTTATCTTTCCAAAGTCATTTAAGAACTCTTCATAAATTATTATTATCTCTTTTTGTGTAAGATTATACATCTTAAGGGACTTTGCTATTCCCTCTAAATTTTTAAAGCTCTCTACCCTCTTTAGAATTACTAATTCTTTTGGAGAGAAGATTGAGTTTGTAGATACAGAGTCAAAAAATTGAGTAACCTCATCTAATGAGGCATCAAAAATTTTTTCTGGAATAGAGGGGTTGTTACTTTTAATCTCATCTAAAATTTCTTCGTATTTTATCTGCAAAGGAGCAGTATCTCCGTGTAAAAAATATATCATAAATCCACCTTTTTAAAAATCAAGTTTATATTAGATGATATCACAAATTCTAAAAAAAGAAAAGAGGAAGAATAGTCAACTAGATAAAAATTTGCTATAATTATAAAAAAGTAAATTTAAATAGAAAGAGAGAGTAAAAATGAAAAAAAAATTGGGGAGATTCTTAGTAAATTTTCTTTATGGAGTATTGTGGTTAGCTCCTATATACTATTTTGCTAGAGATTTTTTTGAACTA is a genomic window of Fusobacterium mortiferum ATCC 9817 containing:
- a CDS encoding DNA polymerase III subunit delta, with the protein product MIYFLHGDTAPLQIKYEEILDEIKSNNPSIPEKIFDASLDEVTQFFDSVSTNSIFSPKELVILKRVESFKNLEGIAKSLKMYNLTQKEIIIIYEEFLNDFGKIKNPIPKKTLDSFKEIAEIICYRKENEKKAIIFYLQQELNISEYEAEKFVELVGDDFFKVKNEAEKVKNFLDGETFNLDKIKPLLSINEDFNLKTLIENFITSKAKDDLLHFIAKEKLHSNFIYGIGDEIILYLKLSSLAQNGIINKNLSYKKFNEGIFEEIKEFFLTERGYPHPYTLFLKLKNIELFETEFLKKKLKELTYLEYSIKSGNMDMEIGVEDYILEFFKK